One Silene latifolia isolate original U9 population chromosome 4, ASM4854445v1, whole genome shotgun sequence DNA segment encodes these proteins:
- the LOC141653320 gene encoding protein MHF1 homolog has protein sequence MEAEMERIGSDIEMEKQIDEQFIDEHDEETQLLKDRFHLSAISIAQSQAKEIGMEISEPIVACISNLAFNYAEHLAKDLELFAHHAGRKLVNTEDVILAAHRNENLSLSLRTFCNDLKAKEPQTEKKRKKAPRKEDRATTSAFQTIDL, from the exons ATGGAAGCAGAAATGGAGAGAATAGGTAGCGACATAGAAATGGAGAAACAAATTGACGAACAATTCATTGATGAACATGATGAAGAAACTCAGCTTTTGAAAGATCGTTTTCATCTTTCCGCCATTTCCATTGCTCAATCTCAAG CGAAGGAAATTGGAATGGAGATTTCTGAGCCTATTGTTGCTTGCATTTCTAATTTAGCCTTTAATTACGCTG AGCATCTGGCCAAGGACCTTGAGCTTTTTGCACATCATGCTGGTCGTAAATTGGTAAACACAGAGGATGTTATACTTGCAG CCCATCGAAATGAGAATCTAAGTCTATCACTGAGAACCTTCTGCAATGATCTGAAAGCAAAGGAACCTCAGaccgagaaaaagagaaagaaagctCCGAGGAAGGAAGACAGAGCTACAACAAGTGCATTTCAGACAATTGATTTGTGA
- the LOC141653322 gene encoding trihelix transcription factor ASR3-like codes for MMEIKEEECKQLENGNSEEKSRRHPRWTRQETLTLIQAKDITENGPYKGRKIWSSITSENNVTTEPKWVMISGYCKQQGVCRAAAQCRKRWSNLIGDYKKIKSWEGNLKDGNKAESFWAMRNDLRKEKKLPVSFDWEVFKVLEGREVGGVGVGVGVGVGVGDVAFSPLPLQAVAAVSDGSFGGDEEDGVDGDGMDVAEDVEPEHEHEHEHENENGPANENENENENEENVVEDVVGLAGDQKEEEIMELGLKLKEEASAKRLFESPGNNPGPSSDGLRESWPGISYWNSQEKAAKRRRQSTEEPKASNLEAEIMKVLEENNKMVTAQLDIHNKNIQLDREQRKETNDVLVAALGKLTNVLAKIAEKL; via the exons ATGATGGAGATTAAGGAAGAAGAATGTAAACAATTAGAGAACGGAAATAGTGAGGAAAAGAGTAGAAGACACCCACGTTGGACAAGGCAAGAAACCTTAACGTTGATACAAGCGAAAGATATAACAGAAAACGGTCCATATAAAGGTAGAAAGATATGGTCGTCGATAACGTCAGAGAATAATGTTACTACTGAGCCTAAATGGGTTATGATATCAGGGTACTGTAAGCAGCAAGGAGTGTGTCGTGCCGCGGCGCAATGTAGGAAAAGATGGAGTAATCTTATAGGGGATTATAAGAAGATTAAGTCATGGGAAGGGAATTTGAAGGATGGTAACAAGGCCGAGTCTTTTTGGGCTATGAGGAATGATTTAAGGAAGGAAAAGAAGTTGCCTGTTTCTTTTGATTGGGAGGTGTTTAAGGTTTTGGAAGGGAGGGAGGTTGGTGGGGTTGGGGTTggggttggtgttggtgttggtgttggtgatgTGGCGTTTTCGCCTTTGCCTCTTCAGGCTGTTGCTGCTGTTTCTGATGGGTCTTTTGGTGGAGATGAGGAGGATGGAGTGGATGGGGATGGGATGGATGTGGCCGAGGATGTTGAACCTGAACACGAACATGAACATGAACATGAAAATGAAAATGGGCCCGCGAATGAGAATGAGAACGAGAACGAGAACGAGGAGAATGTGGTTGAGGATGTTGTTGGGTTGGCAGGTGATCAAAAGGAGGAGGAGATAATGGAACTCGGGTTGAAGTTGAAAGAAGAGGCGTCTGCCAAGCGTTTGTTTGAAAGCCCTGGTAATAATCCGGGGCCTAGTTCAG ATGGCTTGAGAGAATCATGGCCAGGCATCAGTTACTGGAATTCACAAGAGAAGGCGGCGAAACGCAGAAGACAGTCAACAGAAGAACCTAAAGCAAGCAACTTGGAGGCAGAAATAATGAAGGTTTTGGAGGAAAACAACAAGATGGTGACGGCTCAACTAGACATCCACAACAAGAATATCCAACTCGATAGAGAACAAAGGAAGGAGACCAACGACGTGTTAGTTGCAGCACTCGGCAAACTTACTAATGTCCTTGCTAAAATTGCAGAAAAGCTCTGA